One genomic region from Cyclopterus lumpus isolate fCycLum1 chromosome 20, fCycLum1.pri, whole genome shotgun sequence encodes:
- the si:ch73-174h16.4 gene encoding leucine-rich repeat-containing protein 14 produces MVLSLVSLCAMEVVRDHSSSPCWLRWVPRELYRPLLEASFTDCRPLAVGELVQRWPERTLRVGGRRKQNQAGPNRLCIQALLLAVVRGMSDQRYAMQVLDLCGLQGDEGGMGDTMGGWSLTVALCTMVVQARARAQRAQRERKRFSALEREKDGKRERGRCKRGKETNCDVASPEEMESCGTLGEEELIKGVRRRMEVERRREIAGLGGSRREAEEKDVNSDVLLHVRADLFVNARSWERFRGALSTVGPLKLQCRYLRVEEISVTRIRTLLGLLPRRGLLGIDVRYSSLGVAGLAELLPLLSTFPALNSLRLHYCNLDFRRDHPGQEDALRDLSQGLTQLQELRRLSLTALRLPGQLRVLLSSLPQPLEILELPYLSLSPADLAYLSCSHHASTLQQLDLSENRLDENTLTSIRRLLSQASSCLQHLTLSGCGLTDGLMGLLLPSVGGCRALKSLALALNPLSIAGLMDLVRMAVRMPSLRQLLYPNPLEDYQPGLPDLPSSAQLLDWPLDEATDINITSSQLNRLRLESGRSDLFLTCDLLNYDKDLVD; encoded by the exons ATGGTGCTTTCCTTGGTGAGCCTTTGCGCCATGGAGGTGGTGAGGGACCACAGCTCGTCACCCTGCTGGCTGAGGTGGGTGCCCAGGGAGCTGTACAGACCGCTGCTGGAGGCCTCTTTCACCGACTGCAGACCGCTGGCTGTGGGCGAACTGGTGCAGAGGTGGCCTGAACGCACGTTGCGTGTCGGCGGACGCAGGAAACAAAACCAAGCCGGGCCAAATCGACTCTGTATCCAGGCCCTGTTACTCGCAGTTGTCAGAGGAATGTCAGACCAAAG GTATGCCATGCAAGTACTGGATCTCTGTGGACTGCAGGGAGATGAAGGAGGCATGGGAGACACCATGGGAGGCTGGTCTCTGACTGTAGCGCTCTGCACCATGGTCGTTCAGGCCAGGGCGAGAGCTCAGAGGGCACAGCGGGAGAGGAAAAGGTTCTCGGCTTTGGAGAGGGAAAAGGATGGGAAAAGAGAACGGGGACGGTGTAAGAGGGGAAAGGAAACAAATTGCGATGTCGCAAGCCCAGAGGAGATGGAATCGTGTGGGACTCTGGGTGAAGAGGAGTTGATTAAAGGCGTCagaaggaggatggaggtggagaggagaagagagattGCAGGGTTAGGAGGCAGTAGAAGGGAGGCCGAAGAAAAAGATGTAAACAGTGATGTGTTGCTGCATGTGAGAGCGGATCTTTTTGTAAATGCTCGCTCTTGGGAGCGTTTTCGCGGGGCTCTGAGCACAGTGGGACCGCTTAAGCTTCAGTGCAGATACCTACGTGTGGAAGAGATTTCAGTGACTCGTATCAGGACCCTGCTGGGCCTCCTGCCCCGCCGGGGTCTTCTGGGCATTGACGTTCGCTACAGCAGCCTCGGGGTGGCTGGCCTGGCTGAGCTGCTGCCACTGCTCTCCACCTTCCCTGCGCTGAACTCTCTCCGCCTGCACTACTGTAACTTGGATTTCCGCAGAGACCACCCTGGCCAGGAAGATGCCCTGAGGGACTTGTCTCAGGGTCTGACACAGCTACAAGAACTGCGACGCCTCAGCCTCACTGCACTGCGCTTGCCTGGGCAACTTCGTGTGCTGCTTAG CTCACTGCCTCAGCCTTTAGAGATACTGGAGCTGCCATATTTGAGCCTGAGCCCAGCAGACCTCGCCTATCTGTCCTGTAGCCATCATGCTTCCACACTGCAGCAGCTGGATCTCAGTGAGAACCGTCTGGATGAAAACACCCTGACCTCTATTCGCCGCCTCCTCTCCCAGGCTTCCAGTTGCCTGCAGCACCTCACTTTAAGTGGCTGTGGCCTCACTGATGGCCTGATGGGACTCTTGCTGCCCTCAGTGGGAGGCTGCAGGGCCCTCAAGAGCTTGGCGTTGGCTCTGAACCCTCTCTCCATTGCTGGCCTCATGGACCTGGTGAGGATGGCCGTGAGAATGCCCTCGCTCCGTCAGTTACTGTACCCCAACCCCCTGGAGGACTACCAGCCGGGCCTTCCTGACCTGCCCTCCAGTGCTCAGCTCTTAGACTGGCCGCTCGATGAAGCCACAGACATCAACATCACCAGCAGTCAGCTCAACAGGTTGCGGCTGGAGAGCGGGCGTTCGGACCTCTTTCTGACATGCGACCTGCTCAATTATGATAAAGACCTCGTGGACTAG